A window from Leptothermofonsia sichuanensis E412 encodes these proteins:
- a CDS encoding LysR family transcriptional regulator produces the protein MMKPPRWHELEFRHLEYAIAVKNHQGFMQAAIALGLDQGFLSKQIQRLEARLGFDLFDRSTRPLGLTAAGQAFLEGANYILTHTQRVIEIAQETHQGKWGRLDIGINTSIANSKLPVILKTFYNQFPNVSLVLHELASYDQIKELKNCQIDIGFFHKHNLQDLDPENNTTFTLTPILSETLLLVLPDHHQFARQSKVSLTKLSGERFILPPHTLLPSLRDQIDQICASARCKPVVVQEATWITTVLSLVAGGIGVSILPANVKHLQRSGVVYREIQESLPVLEIVAVTQSSNNSPVLRNFLKVIEDLCRV, from the coding sequence ATGATGAAACCTCCACGATGGCATGAGCTTGAATTTCGGCATCTGGAATACGCGATCGCGGTGAAAAATCACCAGGGGTTTATGCAGGCAGCGATCGCGTTGGGGTTGGATCAGGGCTTTTTGAGTAAGCAAATCCAGCGATTGGAAGCAAGGCTGGGTTTTGATCTGTTCGATCGCTCAACCCGCCCCCTGGGACTGACGGCTGCTGGACAGGCGTTTCTGGAGGGAGCGAACTATATCTTGACTCACACTCAAAGGGTTATTGAAATTGCCCAGGAAACTCACCAGGGAAAATGGGGCAGATTAGATATAGGAATTAACACCTCAATCGCTAACAGTAAACTGCCCGTTATTTTGAAGACATTTTACAATCAATTCCCAAATGTGAGTTTAGTCCTCCACGAACTGGCATCCTATGATCAAATCAAAGAATTAAAAAACTGCCAGATTGATATTGGTTTTTTCCATAAACATAACTTGCAGGATTTAGACCCAGAGAACAATACAACCTTTACACTGACCCCAATTCTTTCGGAAACACTTTTGCTTGTTTTGCCCGATCACCACCAGTTTGCCAGACAATCAAAGGTTTCTCTTACCAAACTCAGTGGTGAACGCTTTATCCTGCCACCCCATACCTTGCTACCGAGTCTGCGTGACCAGATTGATCAGATTTGTGCCAGCGCCAGGTGCAAACCCGTGGTTGTCCAGGAAGCTACCTGGATTACCACGGTCTTAAGTTTAGTGGCGGGTGGAATAGGTGTTTCCATCCTGCCAGCGAATGTAAAACACCTTCAGCGATCGGGAGTTGTTTACCGTGAGATTCAAGAATCCTTGCCAGTCCTGGAAATTGTTGCAGTCACGCAATCCAGTAATAATTCACCTGTATTAAGAAACTTTCTTAAGGTGATTGAGGATTTATGCAGAGTTTAG
- a CDS encoding glycoside hydrolase 100 family protein, with the protein MSTCSQLWFYLNPDRLPWNLPGKSWNVPSFTTKVYYEGKPVGTVAAQDPNVEALNYDQCFVRDFVSSALVFLIQSRTDIVHNFLIVTLKLQSHEKQMDCFQPGPGLMPASFKVIHEDGQDRLVGDFGEHAIARVPPVDSCLWWVLLLRAYCKAIGDFSLAHQPDFQEGIRLILDMCLVHRFAMYPTMLVPDGCCMIDRRMGVYGHPLEIQVLFYAVLKASQELLLYRFKLDIGQIE; encoded by the coding sequence GTGTCAACCTGTAGTCAGTTATGGTTCTATCTCAATCCCGATCGCCTGCCCTGGAATCTGCCTGGGAAATCCTGGAACGTTCCATCATTTACTACGAAGGTTTACTACGAAGGAAAACCTGTCGGCACTGTTGCAGCTCAGGATCCCAATGTGGAAGCCCTCAACTATGACCAGTGCTTTGTGCGGGATTTCGTCTCCTCGGCACTGGTATTTCTGATACAGAGCAGGACAGACATCGTCCACAATTTTTTGATTGTCACCCTGAAGTTGCAGAGCCATGAAAAGCAGATGGACTGCTTTCAACCGGGACCCGGATTGATGCCTGCCAGCTTTAAAGTCATTCACGAAGATGGGCAGGATCGGCTGGTTGGTGACTTTGGCGAACACGCGATCGCCCGTGTCCCTCCAGTAGATTCCTGCCTCTGGTGGGTGTTGCTGTTGCGGGCATACTGCAAGGCGATCGGAGATTTTTCCCTGGCCCATCAACCTGACTTTCAGGAGGGCATCCGGCTGATTCTGGATATGTGCCTGGTCCATCGATTCGCCATGTATCCCACCATGCTGGTTCCCGATGGCTGCTGTATGATTGACCGCCGTATGGGTGTCTATGGACATCCCCTGGAAATCCAGGTATTATTCTACGCCGTTCTGAAAGCATCCCAGGAATTACTCTTATACCGATTTAAATTGGATATAGGGCAAATAGAGTAG
- a CDS encoding fasciclin domain-containing protein has protein sequence MNNQKEMASIKTFAALAAGLLIVPVIAACGPDTAQTPTDTPAAQTDDPAVTGSPAPTAQQGMGTVVDVAASEQSLSTLTTVIQEAGLTETLQQDGPYTVFAPTDQAFAEIPEETRERLLRPENRETLRQILSYHVVPGQLAANQLESGQIATAAGEPVNVQVDQAANQVRVNDATVTQPNLQASNGVIHIVDRVILPPGVNL, from the coding sequence ATGAATAACCAAAAAGAAATGGCTTCAATTAAGACGTTTGCAGCGCTGGCAGCCGGTTTGCTGATTGTTCCCGTCATTGCGGCCTGTGGACCTGACACAGCCCAGACACCAACCGACACCCCCGCCGCTCAGACCGACGATCCTGCCGTGACTGGATCGCCCGCCCCCACAGCCCAGCAAGGAATGGGCACCGTGGTTGATGTGGCTGCCTCCGAGCAGTCCCTTTCTACCCTGACAACGGTAATTCAGGAAGCAGGTTTGACCGAAACGCTTCAGCAGGACGGACCTTACACGGTCTTTGCGCCCACGGATCAGGCATTTGCTGAAATTCCTGAAGAAACTCGTGAACGTCTATTGCGGCCCGAAAACCGGGAAACTCTGCGACAAATTCTGTCTTACCATGTGGTGCCAGGTCAACTGGCTGCCAATCAACTGGAATCAGGGCAGATTGCCACAGCGGCTGGTGAACCTGTTAATGTCCAGGTTGATCAGGCTGCCAATCAGGTGCGGGTGAATGATGCAACTGTGACACAGCCAAACTTGCAAGCCAGCAATGGGGTGATTCACATTGTTGATCGGGTCATCCTACCACCCGGTGTCAACCTGTAG
- a CDS encoding aspartoacylase — MSRIKRVLITGGTHGNELIGVYLIKKFERSPALIRRSGFEVFTLLANPQAVAACRRYIDQDLNRSFAIQATEKATNPEYELQRAEEIRNEFGQTGRTPIDFIIDLHGTTSNAGIMLILDSLDTFMLNLAGHLSCIEPGIKIYCSMNSGRKQDSVRSLAPCRVGIEVGPVAHGTLHAELFRKTEALTYKILDFLDQDNWGVTTGEKLPLMLYQYAGTIDYPRDENGEILAMIHPQLQFKDYEALNPGDPMFLTLDGKTIVYQGDATTYPIFINEAAYYEKGIAMCFTQMQRIESY, encoded by the coding sequence ATGAGCAGGATCAAGCGTGTTTTAATCACTGGTGGAACCCACGGCAATGAACTGATTGGGGTTTATTTAATTAAAAAGTTTGAACGGTCTCCTGCGCTGATTCGCAGGTCTGGTTTTGAGGTTTTCACGCTGCTGGCAAATCCTCAGGCTGTAGCTGCCTGTAGACGCTATATCGATCAGGATTTAAATCGTTCTTTTGCAATTCAAGCAACTGAAAAAGCAACTAATCCGGAATATGAACTTCAACGGGCAGAAGAAATTCGTAATGAATTTGGGCAAACAGGACGAACACCCATAGACTTCATAATTGATCTGCATGGAACCACCTCCAATGCGGGAATCATGCTGATTCTGGATAGCCTGGATACTTTCATGCTGAACCTGGCAGGACATTTAAGTTGCATAGAACCTGGGATTAAAATCTACTGCTCTATGAATTCTGGTCGAAAGCAGGATTCAGTGCGATCGCTGGCTCCCTGCCGGGTTGGAATCGAGGTTGGTCCAGTCGCTCATGGAACCCTCCATGCAGAGCTATTTCGAAAAACCGAAGCCCTAACCTATAAAATTTTAGATTTTTTAGACCAGGATAATTGGGGCGTAACGACAGGTGAGAAGTTGCCTCTAATGCTTTATCAGTATGCTGGCACGATAGATTACCCCAGAGATGAAAATGGTGAAATTCTGGCGATGATTCACCCTCAACTTCAGTTTAAGGATTATGAGGCACTCAATCCTGGCGATCCAATGTTTCTCACCCTGGATGGAAAAACCATCGTCTATCAAGGGGATGCAACAACTTATCCGATTTTTATTAATGAAGCTGCTTATTACGAAAAAGGGATTGCCATGTGCTTTACCCAAATGCAGAGAATCGAAAGCTACTAA
- a CDS encoding CHAT domain-containing protein, which produces MFPHCKNAIAQTVALVPFSCLLLNSLTFITPNFLLPAAAEVIKAETKERDRLLQTAKQYYQRAAFKQAIAIYQQVLSIASREENHDAQLEAWLYLSEMDLANGQYPSAGTRIQQILQLAQQSDNRAREAEALAELSALHRLKGNYSQALSHAQTAVDRARQAGDRRVEARSRLMLGIALYFQPNYAGALASLQQALTLAQADQNQDEVAFILNWVALTQAALGDGKQAEATIQQQQQLSRSLGLRLAEYYGLGVVALIQQGKSQPDQALKAYQQQLEIAQSADNLWLQRSALLEIAGFYVNQKQIPKALELYQKALTLAKTIDDAAVADVQNRIGVACYQAEQYSQAFKHIVFAPDSITRYIPLAALYDGKQYLVQRYSISTITAGSTTNVTEKFPQPGPNQPFILAMGASVFPDLPALANVPAELDAIVQTNQSKNNRGVYPGAKFLNQAFDYANLKHHLKDHRVLHLATHGKFIPGHPEESFLVPGRGENITTQLIETLSDYGLGNIHLVTLSACETAVGDRASDGMEIPGLSHYFLMHAKSVLASLWAVNDASTALMLNPLIADLKKHNEQP; this is translated from the coding sequence ATGTTTCCTCATTGTAAAAATGCGATCGCTCAAACGGTTGCTCTGGTTCCATTCTCATGTCTGCTGCTGAACAGCCTGACTTTTATTACTCCCAATTTCCTGCTTCCTGCGGCGGCTGAAGTCATTAAAGCAGAAACCAAAGAACGCGATCGCCTGCTGCAAACGGCTAAACAGTACTACCAGCGGGCAGCGTTTAAACAGGCGATTGCGATTTATCAGCAAGTATTGAGCATTGCATCTCGGGAGGAGAATCATGATGCTCAACTGGAGGCATGGTTGTATCTCTCAGAGATGGATCTGGCGAATGGTCAATATCCATCCGCCGGGACAAGGATACAGCAGATATTGCAACTGGCTCAACAATCAGATAATCGTGCGCGAGAAGCGGAAGCTTTAGCAGAACTCAGTGCCCTCCATCGGCTGAAAGGAAACTACTCGCAAGCATTAAGCCACGCCCAAACAGCCGTTGATAGGGCTCGGCAGGCGGGCGATCGCCGGGTAGAAGCCCGCTCACGATTGATGTTGGGAATTGCCCTGTATTTTCAACCCAATTATGCCGGGGCACTGGCATCGCTGCAACAGGCGCTTACCCTCGCCCAGGCTGATCAAAACCAGGATGAGGTGGCGTTTATCCTGAATTGGGTTGCACTCACGCAGGCTGCCCTGGGGGATGGTAAACAGGCAGAAGCAACTATCCAGCAGCAGCAACAACTGAGTCGAAGTCTTGGATTGAGGCTGGCAGAATACTATGGTCTTGGGGTTGTAGCCTTGATTCAGCAAGGGAAGTCGCAACCAGATCAGGCATTGAAAGCTTACCAGCAGCAATTAGAGATTGCTCAGTCAGCCGATAATCTCTGGCTTCAGCGATCGGCATTGCTGGAAATTGCCGGATTCTATGTCAACCAAAAGCAAATCCCGAAAGCCCTGGAGTTGTATCAGAAAGCGTTGACGCTGGCAAAAACAATTGATGATGCCGCTGTGGCAGATGTGCAGAATCGAATTGGGGTTGCCTGTTACCAGGCGGAGCAATATTCCCAGGCATTCAAACATATCGTGTTTGCTCCAGATAGCATTACTCGCTACATTCCCCTGGCAGCACTTTATGACGGCAAACAATACCTGGTACAACGCTATAGCATCAGCACGATCACGGCTGGTAGCACCACCAACGTTACCGAAAAATTCCCTCAACCGGGTCCCAATCAGCCCTTCATTTTAGCCATGGGAGCATCAGTCTTTCCTGATCTGCCAGCACTGGCAAATGTACCTGCCGAACTTGATGCGATCGTTCAAACCAACCAATCCAAAAATAATCGCGGTGTTTACCCTGGAGCCAAGTTCCTGAATCAAGCCTTCGACTATGCCAACCTGAAACACCACCTGAAAGATCATCGGGTTCTTCACCTCGCAACCCACGGTAAATTTATCCCTGGTCATCCTGAAGAGTCTTTTCTGGTCCCCGGTCGGGGTGAAAATATAACCACTCAACTCATTGAAACTTTAAGTGACTATGGATTGGGTAACATTCACCTTGTTACACTTTCCGCCTGTGAAACCGCCGTCGGCGATCGCGCCAGTGACGGCATGGAAATTCCTGGACTGAGCCACTACTTTCTCATGCACGCGAAATCAGTGCTGGCATCACTCTGGGCAGTCAACGATGCCAGTACTGCCCTAATGCTTAACCCCCTCATCGCTGACCTGAAAAAACACAACGAACAGCCCTAA
- a CDS encoding tetratricopeptide repeat protein codes for MLNAGWNRLLMVWILLGTGVYLLEIPVAGKTIAIAQTAKDPRTESDRWYEQGVQQFRQALYRESRQSLQQALTFYRQQQNQIGEAQTLTQLSEVHYWQGQYQSALEIAQQALDLWRKLGDRNGETTALERLAEAQSEVEGYPRALETLQPVLMRRREMGDRPGEGKTLLRIGTISFKYNQPAAAQAALQQAQAILQKADPFESSLALGWLGWVQFNQGDKVRGSATLAEALQLSRETNNRAVEFLALFFTAETYFQQKEYARALEFYQQGLPMVAKSGNRPSEAYVLRAIANMHRQLKQPEKALQAQQQAVAVYQKELADRQLLNDPAMTGEIHNLIGTTYFNGAQYPEAIAAYQQALADYQKVNTASGQQQRDRSANVAQVWKNLGEAYFRAEQYPQSLDAHQQALTIYQTLNRPADMARMLADIGYLYRKQKQYPQSLEAYQQALDLYRQLNQPAQVSETLSSIGNLYNSQSVDAQKKQDYLQAIALMEPGITSFQQALEVARQTGDRRLEMRQLFALGRAYGTQGNNFYGAGKYDQVLPLYQQDLSVVQQARAIAEELKDTDTTHQITDWLFHTYSGFVNIYKKLNQYDNALASLKEMQTIAEETRDPEQIESAKKSEYGIYLGLVNVYNQPEQYDQYLEASRKVIELAQQLQRPDKEVAYTMGIASVYRFRGQYAEALAIYQQVLSRARELGDLETATFALQFIGLIHSDQANYARALTVYEQALQLGRQRQNQISILSTQNNIATIYERQGKYTEAETIHQQNLATFQRLEQQLAQGMTPTNLRWLCTERNGFRDPDGEKRGNYSTVCETPDQLPTGFLLDGMKGMIAGWRRVTRSATATGFHNLASLATNRGDYPQALALYQQGLAIVRELGEREREGNTLNMIANVYSAQGDYTRAKTLLQEALAIALAQGDGSREVVYRANLSEIDARQGKFSEALAAQQQLLARVRQWGQRSREARFLVSIANLHLYKGEYAQAFAHYQQALDLQATLGEPETQLQTLSNLGLLHRELGQLEAALKVHQQALAISQKIGTRPHNAALLQAIATIYQEQDKPDLALQHYQQALAIAQDLGDLLNQSRSLYGIGRLYLQQSQAKRGLEALEQAARIQQRIGLQADLAATLAYLGQAQTQLKQTAAAATTLQQALSLAQASGDRPTEARALSHLGELFNRQTQPEIAITFYKQAVNVRETIRTGIRNLSREQQESYTQTVAETYRTLADLLLSRGRILEAQQVLELLKVQEIRDFTRDTRAGGETTGISLSPTEQAIVDQYGSLIAFGYQVEQCRQTNCAGLGQMDTHLKALTQAYNRTIDKFQAEIRQRRGDDKSFYDPELLGEAQRIVETAQKQTGVNTVLIYPLVLDQKLWLLWVSAGGVVKSQPVDVGQAELAKAVLEFRQQMQVCAARRCGSADTAQLQAVSQKFHGWLIQPIAGELKKNNVKNLIFSLDRMVRYIPMAALHDGKQYLIENYTVSTILSAALTSDRARAPFTRQQTEVLALGVSDGIASFSPLPNVPIELAAIVGNSSANSPGIYSGLEFLNRAFNENVLRQKLNTRQHRIVHIATHGKFIPGNHLASFLLLGDSKKLTVDEIRALPLLSGVDLVVLSACESALGGAEAVNPHATHLDGIEISSMSFHFLNRQARAVLASLWLVNDASTSLLMQQFYNYLAEDTPQQPVTKTEALRQAQLSLLQGKVTARDAIARSDIEVQSMDNQPPANFSHPYYWAPFILIGNSL; via the coding sequence ATGCTGAATGCAGGTTGGAATCGGCTGCTAATGGTTTGGATACTATTGGGCACAGGTGTGTACTTACTGGAAATTCCAGTGGCAGGGAAGACGATCGCGATCGCCCAAACCGCCAAAGATCCCAGAACAGAAAGCGATCGCTGGTATGAGCAGGGTGTGCAGCAGTTTCGGCAGGCACTATACCGGGAGAGTAGGCAGTCATTGCAACAAGCTCTGACGTTCTATCGCCAGCAACAGAATCAAATAGGTGAGGCTCAAACTCTGACCCAACTGAGCGAAGTGCACTACTGGCAGGGGCAATATCAATCGGCATTAGAAATTGCCCAACAGGCACTCGACCTTTGGCGCAAGTTGGGCGATCGCAACGGGGAAACCACCGCGCTGGAGCGTCTGGCAGAGGCACAGTCGGAAGTAGAAGGGTATCCCAGGGCGTTGGAAACCTTGCAACCAGTGTTGATGCGGCGGCGAGAGATGGGCGACCGTCCTGGTGAAGGTAAAACCCTGCTGCGGATTGGAACTATTTCCTTCAAATACAATCAACCGGCAGCAGCACAGGCGGCATTGCAACAGGCACAGGCAATTTTACAGAAAGCAGATCCGTTTGAGTCCAGTCTGGCATTGGGCTGGTTGGGTTGGGTGCAGTTTAACCAGGGGGACAAAGTACGCGGCTCGGCAACGTTAGCAGAGGCTTTGCAACTGAGCCGCGAGACAAACAATCGTGCTGTAGAATTCCTCGCACTGTTCTTTACAGCAGAAACCTATTTTCAGCAGAAGGAGTATGCCAGAGCGCTAGAGTTCTATCAGCAAGGTTTACCAATGGTTGCCAAGTCGGGCAACCGACCGAGCGAGGCCTATGTCCTGCGTGCGATTGCCAATATGCATCGGCAACTGAAACAACCAGAAAAAGCACTCCAGGCCCAGCAGCAAGCCGTAGCGGTGTATCAAAAGGAACTAGCCGATCGCCAATTATTGAATGATCCAGCGATGACGGGTGAAATTCATAACCTGATTGGCACCACGTACTTCAACGGCGCACAATATCCCGAAGCGATCGCGGCATATCAACAGGCGTTGGCAGACTATCAAAAGGTGAACACGGCATCCGGGCAGCAGCAGCGCGATCGCTCTGCCAATGTGGCGCAGGTTTGGAAAAATCTGGGAGAAGCTTATTTCCGGGCAGAGCAATATCCCCAGTCCTTAGATGCCCATCAGCAGGCACTCACGATTTATCAGACATTAAATCGTCCCGCTGATATGGCTCGCATGTTGGCAGACATTGGCTATCTCTACAGGAAGCAAAAGCAGTATCCCCAATCCCTGGAGGCTTATCAGCAGGCGCTTGACCTCTACCGGCAACTAAACCAACCTGCCCAGGTAAGTGAAACTCTGTCCAGCATTGGCAATCTTTATAATTCACAGTCGGTGGATGCCCAGAAGAAACAAGACTACTTACAGGCAATCGCCCTGATGGAACCAGGGATTACCAGTTTTCAACAAGCACTGGAGGTTGCCCGCCAAACGGGCGATCGTCGCCTGGAGATGCGGCAACTTTTTGCCCTAGGGCGAGCTTATGGCACCCAGGGCAACAATTTTTACGGAGCAGGAAAGTATGATCAGGTGCTGCCCTTATATCAGCAGGACTTGTCAGTGGTGCAACAGGCAAGGGCGATCGCTGAGGAGTTGAAAGACACTGATACCACCCACCAGATCACTGACTGGCTTTTTCATACCTATTCTGGCTTTGTCAATATCTACAAAAAACTCAATCAGTATGACAATGCCCTTGCCAGTTTGAAGGAGATGCAGACAATTGCAGAAGAAACACGTGATCCAGAGCAGATCGAATCTGCTAAAAAATCGGAGTACGGTATTTATCTGGGTTTAGTCAATGTCTATAACCAGCCAGAGCAATACGACCAATATTTGGAGGCATCGCGGAAAGTCATTGAACTGGCACAGCAACTCCAGCGCCCCGATAAAGAAGTGGCTTACACAATGGGCATTGCCTCGGTTTATCGCTTTCGTGGGCAATATGCTGAGGCTTTAGCCATCTACCAGCAGGTGCTGTCCCGTGCCCGTGAGCTTGGCGATCTGGAGACAGCAACCTTTGCTCTGCAATTTATTGGTTTGATTCATAGTGACCAGGCAAATTACGCCAGGGCACTTACTGTCTACGAACAGGCGCTGCAACTGGGTCGTCAACGCCAGAACCAGATCAGTATTCTGTCTACCCAGAACAACATTGCCACGATTTATGAGCGACAGGGCAAATACACTGAAGCAGAAACAATCCATCAACAAAACCTGGCAACCTTTCAGCGGTTGGAGCAACAACTTGCCCAGGGCATGACCCCTACCAACCTCCGCTGGCTTTGCACCGAACGTAATGGCTTTCGCGATCCCGATGGTGAAAAGCGAGGAAATTACTCAACTGTGTGTGAAACACCCGATCAATTGCCAACAGGCTTTCTTCTAGATGGCATGAAAGGGATGATTGCAGGCTGGCGTAGAGTAACACGGTCCGCTACAGCCACTGGTTTTCATAACCTGGCAAGTTTAGCGACGAATCGGGGCGACTATCCTCAGGCACTGGCGTTGTATCAACAGGGGTTAGCCATTGTTCGAGAATTGGGTGAGCGCGAGCGAGAAGGCAATACCCTCAATATGATCGCCAATGTTTATAGTGCTCAGGGCGACTATACCAGAGCCAAAACGCTACTCCAGGAGGCACTTGCCATTGCTCTGGCTCAGGGGGATGGCAGCAGGGAAGTTGTTTATCGGGCAAACCTGTCAGAGATTGATGCCCGGCAGGGCAAGTTCTCGGAGGCGTTAGCGGCGCAGCAGCAGTTACTGGCACGGGTGCGGCAGTGGGGGCAGAGATCGCGGGAGGCACGGTTTCTGGTTAGCATTGCCAATCTGCATCTTTACAAGGGCGAGTATGCCCAGGCATTTGCCCACTATCAGCAGGCGCTGGATTTACAAGCCACTTTGGGTGAACCAGAAACTCAACTGCAAACCCTCAGCAATCTGGGTTTACTGCATCGGGAACTGGGGCAACTTGAGGCGGCCCTGAAAGTACACCAGCAGGCACTCGCCATCTCCCAAAAAATTGGCACCCGTCCCCACAATGCCGCCCTGTTACAGGCGATCGCCACCATCTATCAGGAACAGGACAAACCAGATCTGGCATTGCAGCACTATCAACAGGCATTGGCGATCGCTCAAGACCTGGGCGACCTGCTGAATCAAAGCCGCAGCCTCTACGGCATCGGACGACTCTATTTGCAACAGTCTCAAGCCAAACGAGGGCTGGAAGCCCTGGAGCAAGCCGCCAGGATTCAACAGCGGATTGGGCTACAGGCAGATCTGGCTGCTACCCTTGCCTATCTGGGGCAGGCACAGACCCAATTAAAGCAAACAGCCGCGGCAGCGACAACTTTGCAACAGGCACTCAGTCTGGCACAGGCGAGTGGCGATCGCCCCACCGAAGCCCGGGCACTCAGTCATTTGGGCGAGTTATTCAACCGCCAAACCCAACCAGAAATTGCCATCACGTTCTACAAACAAGCCGTCAATGTGCGTGAAACCATTCGCACTGGAATTCGCAATCTCTCGCGCGAACAACAGGAGTCTTACACCCAGACCGTTGCCGAAACCTATCGCACCTTAGCCGATTTATTGCTCTCCCGCGGACGAATTCTGGAAGCCCAACAGGTGTTAGAGCTACTCAAAGTGCAGGAGATTCGAGACTTTACCAGAGATACGCGAGCGGGGGGTGAGACAACAGGGATTTCCCTCAGCCCAACCGAACAGGCGATTGTTGACCAGTATGGCAGCCTGATTGCTTTTGGCTACCAGGTGGAGCAGTGTCGGCAGACGAACTGTGCCGGGTTGGGACAGATGGATACCCACTTGAAAGCATTGACCCAGGCGTATAATCGCACCATCGATAAATTTCAGGCAGAAATTCGCCAGCGCAGGGGGGATGACAAGAGCTTTTATGACCCGGAACTGCTGGGTGAGGCACAGCGAATTGTGGAAACGGCACAAAAGCAAACCGGGGTGAACACCGTGCTGATTTATCCCCTGGTGTTGGATCAAAAATTGTGGTTGTTGTGGGTGTCTGCGGGTGGAGTTGTGAAAAGTCAGCCGGTGGATGTGGGGCAGGCAGAACTGGCAAAGGCAGTGCTGGAGTTTCGGCAACAGATGCAGGTCTGTGCTGCCCGTCGCTGCGGTTCTGCGGATACGGCTCAACTGCAAGCCGTCAGTCAAAAGTTTCATGGCTGGCTGATTCAACCGATCGCAGGCGAATTGAAGAAAAACAACGTCAAAAACCTGATCTTCTCCCTGGATCGGATGGTGCGCTATATTCCGATGGCAGCGTTGCACGATGGGAAGCAATACCTGATTGAAAATTACACCGTTTCTACGATTCTGTCTGCCGCGCTCACCAGCGATCGCGCCCGTGCCCCCTTCACCAGGCAACAGACTGAGGTACTGGCACTTGGTGTTTCCGATGGCATTGCCAGCTTCAGTCCCCTGCCCAACGTACCGATTGAGTTAGCCGCGATCGTGGGTAATTCCAGCGCAAATTCACCCGGTATTTATTCCGGTCTGGAATTCCTCAATCGCGCTTTTAATGAAAACGTCTTGCGCCAGAAGTTAAACACCCGCCAACATCGGATTGTTCACATTGCCACCCACGGCAAATTTATCCCTGGCAACCATCTGGCATCCTTCCTGCTGTTGGGCGACTCCAAAAAACTCACCGTGGATGAAATTCGTGCCCTGCCCCTGCTGTCTGGTGTAGATCTGGTGGTGCTGTCTGCCTGTGAGTCGGCCCTGGGAGGAGCGGAGGCGGTCAATCCCCATGCCACCCACCTGGATGGAATTGAAATCTCCAGCATGAGT
- a CDS encoding pantothenate kinase, which translates to MLLSSDSGNLPNLFPATTSWLALMIGNSRLHWAVFAGDQLLATWDTPHLSSFAEGIGSIASRVDISFATPELWIASVVPSQTCLWQDYGPVHFISLEQVPLRDVYPTLGIDRALALWGAISTTRSPVLVIDAGTALTFTGANRHHQLIGGAILPGLRLQFQALRHGTATLPELTIPQTPILPDRWARNTESAIASGIIHTLLAGIQCFIEDWWQQFPDSEILLTGGDSAFLYQCLIAHWHHGSPRESTNQRARIRTHPNIIFAGIHAIRNREGAE; encoded by the coding sequence ATGCTGCTTAGTAGCGATTCTGGCAATCTGCCCAACCTCTTTCCAGCAACCACCTCCTGGCTGGCGCTCATGATCGGCAATTCCCGGCTACACTGGGCAGTCTTTGCCGGTGATCAACTTCTGGCTACTTGGGACACCCCCCATCTGTCTTCATTCGCTGAAGGCATTGGAAGTATTGCCAGCCGGGTTGATATTTCTTTTGCCACTCCTGAACTCTGGATTGCCTCTGTTGTGCCATCCCAAACCTGCCTCTGGCAGGATTATGGTCCGGTTCACTTCATCTCATTAGAGCAGGTGCCTCTGCGGGATGTGTATCCAACCCTGGGCATCGATCGCGCCCTGGCCCTGTGGGGGGCGATTTCTACAACCCGTAGCCCCGTATTGGTGATTGATGCGGGCACAGCCCTCACCTTTACGGGTGCCAATCGCCACCATCAACTGATTGGTGGCGCAATCCTGCCTGGTCTGCGCCTGCAATTTCAGGCTTTAAGGCACGGAACGGCCACTTTACCTGAACTCACCATCCCTCAGACTCCAATTCTCCCTGATCGCTGGGCACGCAACACCGAAAGTGCGATCGCCAGTGGCATTATCCATACCCTCCTGGCAGGTATCCAATGCTTCATCGAAGACTGGTGGCAGCAATTTCCAGACAGTGAGATTCTGTTGACCGGCGGAGACAGCGCCTTCCTGTACCAGTGCCTGATAGCACACTGGCATCATGGCTCCCCCAGAGAGTCCACCAACCAACGTGCCAGAATCCGAACCCATCCCAACATTATTTTTGCTGGAATCCATGCCATCAGAAATCGGGAGGGGGCTGAATAG